AAGCCTGATCAGGGGAAAAAAACGCTGAGCTTTCCATATCAATTTAGCTGGTTACGCGGTCTGATGTGGTTGAGTGCGATGGTAGCGTTATATGCGCTATTGCAAGGCATGATGTTATTAAATGTCAAATATCAGCAAGCGACCCACCCTGAGTCATTGATATACGGCAGTTGGGTTGAGCAAGATGTCGCCCCTTATCGAGCGGATCGTATTGTGATCAGTCAACATGGCGTCGCGATTGATGGTCGTGTTGTCGCCACCGACTTTCAATTTGATGGTGAGTTCCTAACGTTCCATCAGGGGAGCGAAGAGCGCCACTTTAAGTTTCAGAATGAAAACTGGAATGAGATGACACTGCAAACCGACAAATCTTATCAGCCCGTTTTCGTCAAAATTTAACACTCAGACACACCACGAGCATTGACGACGGCAATGAGAGTTTGTCATGCTCGGGCTATCTCGTTAATGGACTTCTATACATAATGAAAAAAATCATCCTGCTAGCAGTCGTCACGCTGCTTTTTGGTTGTGCTCAGCCAACTGATCGTGCGCAACAATATTTTGACCAAGAGTTTGATACCACGCTCAATAAAGTGGAAAACGTACAATCAAACACAACGCGAGATTTTACCGAGTTCCATAAACAAGCCGAGCAAGTTGTGATTAATTCGCCGTCGATGGCGAAGGTGTATCAGCCGTTGTATGAAACACTCAATGAATGGGTACTGCAAAGCGGCGATCCGAGTGAGCTAGGCAA
This is a stretch of genomic DNA from Vibrio panuliri. It encodes these proteins:
- a CDS encoding DUF2850 domain-containing protein produces the protein MNVRVKNKPDQGKKTLSFPYQFSWLRGLMWLSAMVALYALLQGMMLLNVKYQQATHPESLIYGSWVEQDVAPYRADRIVISQHGVAIDGRVVATDFQFDGEFLTFHQGSEERHFKFQNENWNEMTLQTDKSYQPVFVKI